The following DNA comes from Winogradskyella sp. PG-2.
AGCGGCTATATCAAACCCAGTTTCAGTTAAACTCCACATATTGCCATTAATCTGAACATAATCTTTATCCACTAATTTTTGAAGCGAAGACTTTGTATATCCTTGAAAGTTATTTAGTAATCGAATAGCGTGCGGATGCGAAATATCTTCATGCGTTTCTGCTATATTATGCATAAAAGCCAAGGTTTTATGTAATTCTAAATCGCGACGATTTTTTATAAATCGAATCTGCTTAAATAGTAAACCTCTACTTGGTGAAAAAATAAATGAAAAGACTACAAATACGGCTGCGACCAATACTATCACTGGTCCAGTTGATAAGTTGTTTTGACTAGCACTTATAGCTGTACCAACAACACCAGAAAATGCTCCAAAAATTGCTGCTAAAAATACCATTACAGCTAAACTATTAGTCCATTGTCGTGCAGCAGCAGCAGGTGCTAAAAGCATAGCACTCATAAGAACAACACCTACAGTTTGTAAACCAAGAACGATGGCTAATACAATAAAACTGGTTATTAAAATATCTATAGTTTTGGTATTGAGCCCAAGTGTTTTAGTATAATCTGAATCGAACAATAGAATTTTGAATTCTTTCCAGAAAGTGAGCATAACGATTAGGCAAATACCTGTGACGATTGCCATCATCCAAACATCACTTTCAACTAAAGTTGCGGCTTGCCCAAATAAATATTTGTCTAAACCAGCTTGATTGGCATTGGGTTGCTTTTGAATAAATGTGAGCAGTAACATGCCGAACCCAAAAAATAAAGACAAGATTAAACCTAATGCTGTATCAGACTTTAAATGTGTTTTAGTCACAATTCCTCGTATCCAAAAGGTTCCAATGAGACCGCTTACCAAAGCACCAAGAAGCAATGTATTGCTGTCTTTAGCTCCAGTGATTAAAAATGCAATAGCAATTCCTGGCAATGCAGCATGTGAAATGGCATCACCAAGTAAGCTTTGCTTTCTGAGCACAGCAAAACTTCCCAACATACCGCATACTGCACCTAGAATAGCAGTACCAAGTGTTATGGTTCTGAGTGTATAGTCTGTAAAGACAAGTTCTATGTATTCAATGAAGTCTATAGCTTTTAGTTTTTAATTGGTGTACAAATCTCAATAAGAAAACCATTAAGATCTCTTAAGTAGCCAACTTTTTGCCCCCAAGGTTTTTCAATAATACTTTCATATTCAACAGCACCTGCGTCTATTGCTTTTTTAAAGTCTGCTTCGATATTTTCTGAGGTAAAAGCCATTTCAATACCATTTGGTTTTTCAGTCAATGTTATTTTTTTGAACCCTTGTTTAAAATTAGAATTACCTAATACATATGAAGCAAAAGTAATTGTAGTTTCCCCAGAAATTAGCTCGCCATAATCAGCTTCTGGAGTTAAAAACTTTTTTTGAAAACCAAAAGCGTTCGCATAAAATG
Coding sequences within:
- a CDS encoding metal ABC transporter permease, translated to MDFIEYIELVFTDYTLRTITLGTAILGAVCGMLGSFAVLRKQSLLGDAISHAALPGIAIAFLITGAKDSNTLLLGALVSGLIGTFWIRGIVTKTHLKSDTALGLILSLFFGFGMLLLTFIQKQPNANQAGLDKYLFGQAATLVESDVWMMAIVTGICLIVMLTFWKEFKILLFDSDYTKTLGLNTKTIDILITSFIVLAIVLGLQTVGVVLMSAMLLAPAAAARQWTNSLAVMVFLAAIFGAFSGVVGTAISASQNNLSTGPVIVLVAAVFVVFSFIFSPSRGLLFKQIRFIKNRRDLELHKTLAFMHNIAETHEDISHPHAIRLLNNFQGYTKSSLQKLVDKDYVQINGNMWSLTETGFDIAANLYNKQTTEDE
- a CDS encoding VOC family protein, producing MKYAYTILYVEDVEKTITFYANAFGFQKKFLTPEADYGELISGETTITFASYVLGNSNFKQGFKKITLTEKPNGIEMAFTSENIEADFKKAIDAGAVEYESIIEKPWGQKVGYLRDLNGFLIEICTPIKN